The following are from one region of the Spodoptera frugiperda isolate SF20-4 chromosome 20, AGI-APGP_CSIRO_Sfru_2.0, whole genome shotgun sequence genome:
- the LOC118282351 gene encoding THAP domain-containing protein 1-like: MVSCAVASCRNTSAKISKNKDGITFHRFPRDKERRKQWELAVNREEEWSSTASSAVCSEHFETKDFYLTESGLRRLSVEAVPAINISPCQEPEPTISRVQPVDIQPTDSEEVIQLKYKVHRLEIIAEKRKKRLNLMWQGKRRLRKKLERMKCLVKHLIKNKKENGGYS; this comes from the exons ATGGTAAGCTGTGCTGTAGCAAGTTGCAGGAATACTTCGgcgaaaatatctaaaaataaagatgGAATTACATtccatag GTTTCCTCGAGATAAAGAAAGAAGGAAGCAATGGGAGTTAGCAGTGAACAGAGAAGAGGAATGGTCTTCAACTGCCTCCAGTGCCGTTTGCTCTGAACATTTTGAGACTAAAGACTTTTACTTGACAGAGAGTGGGCTCAGGCGCTTGTCTGTAGAAGCTGTCCCAGCTATTAATATTTct CCATGTCAAGAACCAGAGCCAACAATATCCCGTGTTCAGCCTGTTGACATACAACCCACAGATTCTGAAGAAGTAATACAACTCAAATACAAAGTCCACAGATTAGAAATAATAGcagagaaaagaaagaaaagactGAACCTCATGTGGCAAGGAAAGAGAAGACTGCGGAAGAAGTTGGAAAGAATGAAATGTTTGGTCAAACAtttgatcaaaaataaaaaagaaaatggcggTTATAGCTGA
- the LOC118282435 gene encoding uncharacterized protein LOC118282435 codes for MNSFLQSLENPARPFLGPNYWILKKMGLLLPKSKLGTILYIFLHETVTFFVVTQYMELYVIRSDLDLVLTNMKISMLSVVCIVKVNTFVLWQKHWREVLDYITEADNFERQSEDPGKIQIVEAYTKYCRRLTYFYWVLVSTTFLTTTCSPLMRYLSSSTFRENMRNGTEQFPHIFSSWMPFDKYHSPGCWITVLWHTVLCAYGAAIMAAYDTCIVVTMVFFGGKLDLLRERCKHMFGSYGTVITDKQCEEVVRQLHGIHIMLIKYSRLFNSLLSPVMFFYMVMCSLMLCASAYQLTSAQNAAQKLLMAEYLIFGIAQLFVFCWHSNDVLIKNENMTSGPFESNWYTANCRQKKDVLLLSGHIVVLLCQRRVAMENQNLPERVVPVQYGRGSRAFRQFKNPPQPHMCIQDTIKGTSEKLYINVLGWQKIANPKQYSDPIPLYGGMQVPQNYGPNAGRPPMIVFAVMVNPDILKANGKNASSPTDREALVSLLCDFVEAMNPGLVLARNPVIMKDRDLAGELKDVWLAVQNKREREKGMNQDVMYKVYDIDGIGEDNMNEDDVQTKQGGSPNRGSNGDKKPVKSSKQILLNAGQKSEFDSGMNNCQLNQTHANRDNKTGNSSPDTTYCTPVYGQIVSTRENHNQINDIQQKFSSNEIKPSSSFRKDWNPMHGKTTEGWDEFSKRNISTIKSDDKKRCIKDKSKISNGKSHYDFFPYFDNKSANEAEGSEEEDSMNKEQITNEENSKIIIDPMQKLVLHSTDKNICDNNTSALSSISS; via the exons ATGAATTCGTTTCTTCAGAGCTTAGAGAATCCAGCGCGACCTTTCCTAGGTCCGAACTACTGGATTCTAAAGAAAATGGGATTACTTTTACCTAAAAGCAAATTGGGCACAATATTGTACATTTTCTTGCACGAGACTGTCACATTTTTTGTCGTTACTCAGTACATGGAGTTGTACGTAATCAGATCAGATTTAGATCTCGTATTGACTAACATGAAGATTTCCATGTTAAGCGTGGTGTGCATTGTTAAAGTGAACACCTTCGTCTTGTGGCAAAAGCATTGGCGTGAGGTACTGGACTACATTACAGAAGCTGATAATTTTGAAAGGCAAAGTGAGGATCCAGGCAAGATTCAGATAGTTGAAGCTTACACTAAATACTGCCGGCGGCTCACGTACTTTTACTGGGTTTTGGTCAGCACAACCTTCTTGACAACTACATGTTCACCACTTATGCGATATCTGTCGTCATCGACTTTTAGAGAGAACATGCGAAATGGTACAGAACAATTTCCGCACATCTTCAGTTCGTGGATGCCATTTGACAAGTACCACTCGCCAGGATGTTGGATCACAGTCCTGTGGCACACGGTACTTTGTGCTTATGGCGCCGCAATTATGGCGGCCTACGACACTTGTATTGTAGTAACGATGGTATTCTTTGGAGGGAAACTGGATCTACTTCGTGAGAGGTGCAAACACATGTTTGGTTCTTACGGCACTGTAATCACCGACAAGCAATGCGAGGAGGTAGTGCGACAGCTGCATGGCATCCATATTATGCTAATAAA ATACTCAAGATTATTTAATTCACTGCTGTCGCCGGTCATGTTTTTCTACATGGTCATGTGTTCACTCATGCTTTGTGCGAGCGCATACCAACTGACT TCCGCACAAAACGCCGCGCAGAAGCTTCTGATGGCAGAGTATTTAATTTTTGGAATCGCGCAACTTTTCGTCTTTTGTTGGCACAGCAACGACGTTTTGATTAAA AATGAGAACATGACGTCAGGTCCATTTGAAAGCAACTGGTACACAGCTAACTGTCGACAGAAGAAAGACGTGCTACTTCTGTCGGGGCA tattgtaGTGTTGCTA TGTCAGAGGCGTGTTGCTATGGAAAATCAGAATCTTCCTGAGAGAGTTGTGCCGGTTCAATATGGAAGAGGTTCAAGAGCTTTTCGTCAGTTTAAAAATCCTCCACAGCCGCACATGTGTATCCAAGATACGATAAAGGGCACTTCGGAGAAATTGTACATTAATGTGTTGGGATGGCAGAAAATAGCCAACCCGAAACAATACTCAGATCCCATTCCTTTGTACGGTGGAATGcag GTGCCACAGAACTATGGTCCAAATGCAGGGAGACCTCCGATGATAGTGTTTGCTGTTATGGTCAATCCAGACATACTCAAAGCTAACGGGAAAAATGCTAGCAGTCCCACA GATCGCGAAGCACTAGTAAGTCTCCTGTGTGACTTTGTGGAGGCTATGAACCCAGGACTGGTGTTAGCAAGGAATCCAGTCATCATGAAGGATAGAGACCTTGCTGGAGAATTGAAGGATGTTTGGCTTGctgtacaaaataaaagagAGAGGGAAAAAGGAATGAATCAAGATGTTATGTATAAG GTTTATGACATAGATGGTATTGGTGAAGACAATATGAATGAAGATGATGTTCAAACGAAACAAGGTGGCTCTCCCAATAGAGGATCAAATGGTGATAAGAAACCTGTGAAGTCATCCAAGCAAATACTGTTGAATGCTGGACAGAAATCAGAATTTGATTCAGGTATGAACAATTGCCAACTAAACCAAACACATGCAAACCGAGACAATAAAACTGGTAACAGTTCGCCGGACACTACATACTGCACACCTGTCTATGGTCAAATAGTTTCAACACGAGAAAATCACAACCAAATAAATGACATACAACAAAAGTTCTCTTCAAATGAAATTAAACCATCAAGCTCATTCCGGAAAGACTGGAATCCCATGCATGGCAAAACAACTGAAGGCTGGGACGAATTCTCAAAACGCAACATATCCACGATCAAAAGCGACGACAAAAAACGATGTATCAAAGACAAATCGAAAATAAGCAATGGCAAGTCTCACTACGATTTCTTCCCGTACTTTGACAATAAATCGGCGAACGAAGCGGAGGGTTCCGAGGAAGAAGACAGTATGAACAAGGAACAAATTACGAACGAagaaaattctaaaataattatagacCCAATGCAGAAACTAGTTCTGCATTCGACTGATAAGAATATATGTGATAATAACACAAGTGCTCTCAGCTCAATAAGCTCATAA